Proteins encoded together in one Stutzerimonas stutzeri window:
- a CDS encoding ABC transporter ATP-binding protein, with amino-acid sequence MPESQTARLQLCGITKQYPGCLANDRIDLSIQPGEIHALLGENGAGKSTLMKIIYGVTQPDAGEIHWQGERVTMRDPAQARERGIGMVFQHFSLFETLSVAENIALALGPRAGTPKQLEPKIREVSQRYGMPLEPQRLVHSLSIGERQRVEIIRCLMQDIRLLILDEPTSVLTPQEADELFVTLRRLAAEGCSILFISHKLNEVRALCQSATVLRGGRVSGECVPAECSDLELARLMVGDAEGLEAEYPKSEGRAPFLRVERLSWHNADPFGVSLEEVDLEVRAGEIVGIAGVAGNGQDELLALLSGEQRLSAAQAMRIRFLGDDVAHLRPDARRRHGMAFVPAERLGHGAVPSMSLADNGLLTAYQQTGMVEQGMIRRGKVRAFAEQVIQRFAVKTPDAQAPAASLSGGNLQKFILGREILQQPKLLIAAHPTWGVDVGAAAAIHRELIELRDAGAAILVISEDLEELFQISDRIAALSDGRLSPQRATASTCPVEVGRWMAGQFDTSDTPVSTSAA; translated from the coding sequence ATGCCCGAATCCCAGACCGCACGCCTCCAGCTCTGCGGCATCACCAAACAGTACCCAGGCTGCCTGGCCAACGACCGTATCGACCTGTCGATCCAGCCGGGCGAAATCCACGCCCTGCTCGGCGAGAACGGCGCCGGCAAGAGCACCCTGATGAAGATCATCTACGGCGTGACCCAGCCCGACGCCGGCGAAATCCACTGGCAGGGCGAACGGGTGACGATGCGCGATCCGGCTCAGGCCCGTGAACGCGGCATCGGCATGGTGTTCCAACACTTCTCGCTGTTCGAGACGCTCTCGGTGGCGGAGAACATCGCCCTGGCGCTGGGCCCCAGGGCCGGTACGCCGAAGCAGCTGGAGCCGAAGATCCGCGAGGTCTCGCAGCGCTACGGCATGCCGCTGGAGCCGCAACGGCTGGTGCACAGCCTGTCCATCGGCGAGCGCCAGCGGGTGGAGATCATCCGTTGCCTGATGCAGGACATCCGCCTGCTGATCCTCGACGAACCAACCTCGGTGCTCACCCCGCAGGAGGCCGACGAGCTATTCGTCACCCTGCGCCGGCTAGCGGCCGAGGGCTGCAGCATCCTGTTCATCAGCCACAAGCTCAATGAAGTGCGCGCGCTGTGCCAGAGCGCCACGGTGCTGCGCGGCGGTCGCGTATCCGGCGAGTGCGTGCCGGCCGAATGCTCGGACCTGGAACTGGCGCGGCTGATGGTCGGCGATGCCGAGGGGCTGGAAGCCGAATACCCGAAGAGCGAGGGCCGCGCGCCGTTCCTGCGGGTGGAGCGGCTGTCCTGGCACAACGCCGATCCGTTCGGCGTATCCCTCGAAGAGGTGGACCTGGAAGTACGCGCCGGCGAGATTGTCGGCATCGCCGGGGTCGCCGGCAACGGCCAGGACGAACTGCTCGCTCTGCTCAGTGGCGAACAGCGATTGTCCGCCGCACAGGCCATGCGCATTCGTTTTCTCGGTGACGATGTCGCCCACCTGCGCCCCGACGCCCGCCGTCGCCACGGCATGGCCTTCGTGCCGGCCGAACGTCTCGGTCACGGCGCGGTGCCGAGCATGAGCCTGGCCGACAACGGCCTGCTCACCGCCTATCAACAGACCGGAATGGTCGAGCAGGGCATGATCCGACGCGGCAAGGTGCGCGCCTTCGCCGAGCAGGTCATCCAGCGTTTCGCCGTGAAGACACCGGACGCACAGGCCCCGGCGGCGAGCCTGTCCGGGGGCAACCTGCAGAAATTCATCCTGGGTCGCGAGATCCTGCAGCAGCCGAAGCTGCTGATCGCCGCGCACCCGACCTGGGGCGTGGATGTCGGCGCGGCAGCAGCGATCCACCGCGAGCTGATCGAACTGCGCGATGCCGGCGCGGCGATTCTGGTGATCTCCGAAGACCTCGAGGAGCTGTTCCAGATCAGCGACCGCATCGCCGCCCTGAGCGACGGCCGGCTGTCGCCACAGCGCGCTACTGCCAGCACCTGCCCGGTCGAAGTCGGCCGCTGGATGGCCGGCCAGTTCGATACCAGCGACACCCCTGTTTCCACCTCTGCCGCCTGA
- a CDS encoding ABC transporter permease, which produces MLLSLQPRGEASRAMLWFSPLLAALLTLLSGALLFALLGHPPLETLKVLLVDPLGDLYGVSELLVKALPILLCALGLAVVYNARIWNIGAEGQLLIGALAGSALAVNIIDWDSRWALALTLLLGTLGGAAWAGLCAWLKTAFNANEILTSIMLNYIALNLLLFAVHGPLKDPEGFNFPESAMFGDTNRLPELIEGLRVHGGFYFALLALVVVWVLLQKSFLGFQIKVLGLDKRAAGFVGFRDKKLVWIALLISGGLAGLAGVAEVTGPIGQLVPQVSPGYGYAAITVAFLGRLNPIGIVFASLLMALLYLGGENAQMAANLPQSITQLFQGMVLFFLLACDVLILYRPRLKLWARKPALVSAKEEPAT; this is translated from the coding sequence ATGCTGTTATCCCTGCAACCCCGCGGCGAGGCCTCACGGGCCATGCTCTGGTTTTCGCCATTGCTGGCGGCACTGCTGACGCTGCTGAGTGGCGCCCTGCTGTTCGCCCTGCTCGGCCATCCGCCGCTGGAGACCCTCAAGGTGCTGCTGGTCGACCCGCTCGGCGATCTCTACGGCGTCTCCGAACTGCTGGTCAAGGCGCTGCCGATCCTGCTCTGCGCGCTGGGCCTGGCGGTGGTCTACAACGCACGCATCTGGAACATCGGCGCCGAAGGCCAGCTGCTCATCGGTGCCCTGGCCGGCAGCGCACTGGCGGTCAACATCATCGACTGGGACTCGCGCTGGGCGCTGGCGCTGACGCTGCTGCTCGGCACGCTGGGCGGCGCCGCCTGGGCCGGGCTCTGCGCCTGGCTGAAGACCGCGTTCAACGCCAACGAAATCCTCACCAGCATCATGCTCAACTACATCGCGCTGAACCTGCTGCTGTTCGCCGTGCACGGCCCGCTGAAAGACCCGGAAGGCTTCAATTTCCCCGAGTCGGCGATGTTCGGCGACACCAACCGGCTGCCCGAGCTGATCGAAGGGCTGCGGGTGCATGGCGGTTTCTACTTCGCCCTGCTGGCACTGGTGGTGGTCTGGGTACTGCTGCAGAAGAGCTTTCTCGGCTTCCAGATCAAGGTGCTCGGCCTGGACAAGCGCGCCGCCGGCTTTGTCGGCTTCCGCGACAAGAAGCTGGTGTGGATCGCCCTGCTGATCAGCGGCGGCCTGGCCGGGCTGGCCGGTGTCGCCGAAGTCACCGGGCCGATCGGCCAGCTGGTGCCACAGGTGTCGCCGGGCTACGGCTACGCGGCAATCACCGTGGCCTTCCTCGGTCGCCTAAACCCCATCGGTATCGTTTTCGCCAGCCTACTGATGGCGCTGCTCTACCTCGGTGGCGAGAACGCGCAGATGGCCGCCAACCTGCCGCAGTCCATCACCCAGCTGTTCCAGGGCATGGTGCTGTTCTTCCTGCTCGCCTGCGACGTGCTGATCCTCTACCGCCCGCGCCTGAAGCTGTGGGCACGCAAACCAGCGCTCGTCAGCGCCAAAGAGGAGCCGGCCACATGA